From the genome of Ziziphus jujuba cultivar Dongzao chromosome 6, ASM3175591v1, one region includes:
- the LOC107430381 gene encoding nudix hydrolase 8, with amino-acid sequence MEMKFFNPKSVSPSEIVHMGRMYSSSFSSFRHFGVKLSPQFCSCKGSAPKVSYSNNIYLSKEAIDGGDIVAAETCVYRINGTTGASSNLLSRETRVLDAVDDQYGGVVVDPEKLPANPSAFGHILHYSLSHWKKKGKKGIWLKLPVERSDLVPAAVKEGFEYHHAERGYVMLTYWIPEGPCMLPANASHQVGVGGFVINDKYEVLVVQEKHCAPPSAGLWKIPTGFILEAEEIFTGAVREVKEETGIDTEFVEVIAFRHAHNVAFQKSDLFFICMLRPLSSQIIVDDFEIHAAKWMPLVEFVKQPLIQEDCMFKKIIDICIARLGKRYCGLSAHHLVSKFDGKPSSLYYNVTEDPNFNCIGD; translated from the exons ATGgagatgaaattttttaatcctAAATCCGTGTCTCCTTCTGAGATAGTCCATATGGGAAGAATGTACTCGAGCTCATTTTCGAGTTTCAGACATTTTGGTGTGAAACTCTCTCCGCAGTTCTGTTCTTGCAAAG GGTCAGCTCCCAAAGTTTCTTATTCTAATAATATCTATCTGTCAAAAGAAGCCATTGATGGAGGGGATATAGTTGCAGCAGAAACTTGTGTATATCGGATTAATGGCACAACTGGGGCAAGTTCAAATCTGTTATCGAGGGAGACGAGAGTACTTGATGCGGTTGATGATCAGTATGGGGGAGTTGTTGTTGATCCTGAAAAGTTACCAGCAAACCCAAGTGCTTTTGGTCATATTCTTCattactctctctctcattgGAAAAAGAAG GGGAAGAAAGGAATTTGGCTAAAGTTGCCAGTAGAAAGATCTGACCTTGTCCCAGCTGCTGTGAAG GAAGGCTTTGAATACCACCACGCAGAACGAGGATATGTGATGTTAACATATTGGATTCCTGAAGGTCCTTGTATGCTACCTGCCAATGCTTCACACCAAGTAGGTGTTGGAGGATTCGTCATCAATGACAAATATGAG GTACTTGTGGTTCAAGAGAAACATTGTGCTCCTCCATCAGCTGGTCTTTGGAAAATTCCAACTGGATTTATTCTTGAG GCAGAGGAAATTTTCACAGGAGCAGTGAGAGAAGTCAAGGAGGAAACTGGA ATTGATACAGAGTTTGTCGAAGTAATAGCATTCAG GCATGCTCACAATGTGGCTTTCCAAAAGTCTGATTTGTTCTTCATCTGCATGCTAAGACCCCTATCATCTCAGATCATTGTTGATGATTTTGAAATTCACGCAGCCAAG TGGATGCCTCTAGTTGAGTTTGTGAAGCAACCTCTTATACAAGAAGACTGCATGTTCAAGAAAATAATTGACATTTGCATTGCTCGGCTAGGGAAGCGTTATTGTGGGTTATCTGCTCATCATCTGGTCTCGAAATTTGATGGTAAGCCATCATCCTTGTACTACAATGTTACAGAAGATCCTAATTTCAACTGTATAGGTGACTGA
- the LOC107430380 gene encoding deSI-like protein At4g17486 isoform X2 has protein sequence MRLFPSSSSSSSNSEKEMSNGKANRTLVYLNVYDLTPVNNYMYLFGLGIYHSGIEAHGMEYGFGAHEYPTSGVFEVEPRSCPGFIFRRSVLLGSTDLSRAEFRSFMEHLSGKYHGDTYHLIAKNCNHFTDEVCIQLTGKPIPGWVNRLARVGSFCNCLLPESIQISAVRHLPDHPAYSDDDGSESLASSGSAESEEHPDHHLLTTPNADVAFLKEKPVRLARELL, from the exons ATGCGATTGTTTCCGTCGAGCTCTAGCTCGAGCTCGAACTCGGAGAAGGAAATGAGTAATGGTAAAGCAAATCGCACCCTTGTGTACCTCAATGTCTACGATCTCACGCCTGTAAATAACTACATGTACTTGTTCGGCCTCGGGATCTACCATTCAGGCATCGAAG CGCATGGTATGGAGTATGGCTTTGGAGCACACGAGTACCCTACCAGTGGGGTGTTTGAGGTGGAACCAAGAAGTTGCCCTGGATTTATCTTTAGACGATCTGTGTTGCTGGGAAGCACTGATTTGTCTCGTGCAGAATTTCGATCATTTATGGAGCACCTATCTGGAAAATACCATGGGGACACTTACCATTTGATTGCGAAAAATTGTAACCATTTTACTGATGAAGTTTGTATTCAGCTTACTGGAAAGCCTATTCCTGGATGGGTGAATCGCCTTGCCCGTGTTG GTTCTTTCTGTAATTGTCTTCTGCCTGAAAGCATTCAGATATCTGCAGTGAGACATCTTCCTGATCACCCAGCATATTCAG ATGATGATGGATCAGAATCTCTTGCATCATCTGGATCAGCAGAAAGTGAAGAGCATCCGGATCATCATCTGCTTACCACGCCAAATGCTGATGTTGCATTCCTAAAGGAAAAACCAGTCAGGCTAGCAAGGGAACTCCTTTAA
- the LOC107430380 gene encoding deSI-like protein At4g17486 isoform X1: MRLFPSSSSSSSNSEKEMSNGKANRTLVYLNVYDLTPVNNYMYLFGLGIYHSGIEAHGMEYGFGAHEYPTSGVFEVEPRSCPGFIFRRSVLLGSTDLSRAEFRSFMEHLSGKYHGDTYHLIAKNCNHFTDEVCIQLTGKPIPGWVNRLARVVSGSFCNCLLPESIQISAVRHLPDHPAYSDDDGSESLASSGSAESEEHPDHHLLTTPNADVAFLKEKPVRLARELL; this comes from the exons ATGCGATTGTTTCCGTCGAGCTCTAGCTCGAGCTCGAACTCGGAGAAGGAAATGAGTAATGGTAAAGCAAATCGCACCCTTGTGTACCTCAATGTCTACGATCTCACGCCTGTAAATAACTACATGTACTTGTTCGGCCTCGGGATCTACCATTCAGGCATCGAAG CGCATGGTATGGAGTATGGCTTTGGAGCACACGAGTACCCTACCAGTGGGGTGTTTGAGGTGGAACCAAGAAGTTGCCCTGGATTTATCTTTAGACGATCTGTGTTGCTGGGAAGCACTGATTTGTCTCGTGCAGAATTTCGATCATTTATGGAGCACCTATCTGGAAAATACCATGGGGACACTTACCATTTGATTGCGAAAAATTGTAACCATTTTACTGATGAAGTTTGTATTCAGCTTACTGGAAAGCCTATTCCTGGATGGGTGAATCGCCTTGCCCGTGTTG TTTCAGGTTCTTTCTGTAATTGTCTTCTGCCTGAAAGCATTCAGATATCTGCAGTGAGACATCTTCCTGATCACCCAGCATATTCAG ATGATGATGGATCAGAATCTCTTGCATCATCTGGATCAGCAGAAAGTGAAGAGCATCCGGATCATCATCTGCTTACCACGCCAAATGCTGATGTTGCATTCCTAAAGGAAAAACCAGTCAGGCTAGCAAGGGAACTCCTTTAA